AGAAGGCGGCCAGTGCCGTCTCGCGCTCGCCCGACAGCCCGTTGGCGAGCACGCCGAGCGCGCCCTGCCGATCGGTCATGTTGTCGGCGCCCTCGAACTGGGCCAGCGCCAGCGCCGGCACATCGGCCGCGCCGCAAGCATCGAGATAGCCGAGCGCCACGCTGTGCAGCCGGCGCAGTCCCTTGGCGGTCGGGGTATATTCGAAGCGGTTCGCGGCGGTGGCGGCGTAGGTCGCCCGCCATTCCGGCTCCAGCTCCCGTCCGAGCCTCTTCCTCAGCGAATCCCGTGCCCGGCGGACGGCGGACGGATCGACCACCGGCAACTGATCGCCCAGGAAGGATTCGCTCGGCAGCAGCACCGCCTCGCCGATGAAGGCGGCATCGAGCGCCGGATCGGTCAGCGTCTCGCGCACCGCGGCGACCACCGCCGCCTCGTCCGCCTGCCCGCCGTTGATCGCCGCGACCAGCGTATCGACCATCAGCTGCTGCATCGCCTCGAAGCGCGCGAAGGGATCGTCGTCATGCGCCGAGAGGAAGGCGAGATCGGCGGCGCTGCGGTTGGTCTCGACGATCACCGGCGCCGAGAAGCCGCGGTTGATCGAGAGCACGGGCGGTTCGTCCACGCCCTCGAACAGGATTTCGGTCGCCTCGTCGCCGAGCACATGCACGCGCTCGGCCACGATCGGCGTGCCGCTGTCGGCGCCGAACAGCGCGATCCGCAGCGGCAACGGCATCGGCAGCTTGTCCGGCTGGCCGGGCGTCGCCGGGACGGTCTGCGCCAACGTCAGCCGGGCGGTGGCGGTGCCGGCCTCATGCTCCAGCGTGGCGCGCACCCGCGGCGTGCCCGCCTGCGCATACCAGCGGCGGAAATCGGTGAGATCGGCGCCGTTGGCATCCTCCATCGCGCGGACGAAATCCTCGCAGGTCGCCGCCGTGCCGTCGTTGCGCTCGAAATAGAGATCAGTGCCGCGCCGGAAGCCCTCGGCCCCCAGCATGGTGTGCATCATGCGGATGACCTCGGCGCCCTTGTTGTAGATGGTCGCGGTGTAGAAGTTGCTGATCTCCAGATAGCTATCCGGGCGGATCGGGTGCGCCAGCGGGCCGCCATCCTCGGGGAACTGGGCGGCGCGCAGCACCCGCACATCCTCAATCCGCTTGACCGCGCGCGATCCCTGGTCGGCGGAGAATTCCTGATCGCGGAAGACGGTGAAGCCTTCCTTCAGGCTCAGCTGGAACCAGTCCCGGCAGGTGACGCGGTTGCCCGACCAGTTGTGGAAATATTCATGCGCCACCACGCCTGCGATCGCGTCGTAATCCGCGTCGGTCGCGGTCTCGGGGTCGGCGAGGATGTAGCGCGAGTTGAAGATGTTGAGGCCCTTGTTCTCCATCGCGCCGAAGTTGAAGTCGGCCACCGCCACGATGTTGAAGATGCCGAGATCATATTCGCGGCCATAGACCTGCTCGTCCCACGCCATCGACGCCTTGAGCGCGGCCATCGCATGATCGGTCTTGGGCAGGTCCGCCTCGCGCACCCAGATGCCGAGCTGCACGGCGCGGCCGGACAGGGTGGTGAAGCTGTCGCGATTGGCCTTGAGATCGCCGGCGACCATCGCGAACAGATAGCAGGGCTTGGGGAAGGGATCATGCCACTCGGCCCAGTGCCGGCCCTCCCCGGCGTCACCCTCGCCGACCAGATCGCCATTGGCGAGCAGCACCGGATAGAGGGTGCGATCGGCGGTCATCTTCACGGTGTAGCGCGAAAGGACGTCGGGCCGATCGGGGAAGAAGGTGATGCGGCGAAAGCCTTCCGCCTCGCATTGGGTGCAGAGCAGCCCGCCGGAGGCATAGAGCCCCATCAGCTGGGTGTTCTTCTCCGGGCTGATCGCGATGTCGGTTTCGACCACATGCGCCGCACCGGGCAGATCGATGAGCAGCTGATCGTCCACGATCCGCCATGCGCCTTCATCCAGCACATGGCCGTCGACCGTCACCGAGGACGGCACCATGCCCGGTGCGCCATCGAGCGCCAAAGGCCCGCCCAGGGCACCCTCGGCGGCGTTGCGCTCGACCTCCAGCCGGGCGCGCACGCGCGTCTCGGCGGCGGCGAGATCGACATCGAGATGGATCGTCGGCACCCGCCACGCGGGCGGGCGGTAATCGCGCCGGAGGATGGGAGCGGGCGGGGTCGCGATGGCGCTGTGCTGATCCATAAGAAGGCTTCTAGGCATGGCCCGGCGCGGTTACAACGGGTCGACATGGCGGCGATCCTGATCTTTGGTCTCGGCTACACCGCCTCCCGCCTCGCGGCACGGTTGCGGGGCGAGGGCTGGAGCGTGATCGGCACGCGCCGCGCCGCCGACGCCGGGGCGGTCGCCTTCGATGACGAGGATGCCGTCCGCATCGCGATCGCCGGCGCCACCCACATCCTCTGCTCGGTGCCGCCGGACGCTCACGGCATCGATCCGGTGATCGACCGCTACGGCGCGCTGCTGGCGCAGCAGGCGCGCGGCTGGATCGGCTATCTCTCCTCGACCGGAGTCTATGGCGACACCCGCGGCGCCTGGGTGGACGAAAGCGCGCCGACCGGCACCGGCCGCCGGTCCGCCCGCGCCGATGCCGATCGCGCGTGGCAGGCGCTGGCGACGCATCTGTTCCGCCTGCCCGGCATCTACGGCCCCGGCCGATCGGCGCTGGAGCGGGTGGCGACGGGCCGCGCCCACCGGATCGACCTGCCCGATCAGGTCTTCAGCCGCATCCATGTCGAGGACATCGTGGACGCGATGATCGCGTCGTTCGACGGGCCGCGCGGCGTCTACAACATCGCCGACGATCGACCCTGCAGCCAGAATGCGGTGATCGAGGAGGCCTGCCACCTGCTCCGCCTGCCCGCGCCGGCGCTCCAATCGCTGGACGGGGCCGGGCTGTCACCGATGGCGCGGGGCTTCTATGCCGAGAACCGTCGCGTCGCGAACGGCAGGGCCAAGCGGCTGCTCGGCTGGCGCCCGCGCTTTGCCGATTATCGCGCCGGCCTGGCCGACTGCTTCGCCCGCAGCGCCACCAGCAGCCCGACGATCGACAGCACGCCGCCGACGGCGGCCGGGATCGACCAGCGATAGCCCTCGAACAATGTCGACAGCAGCATCGCCAGCACCGGGCTCAGCACGCTCGAATAGGCGGCCCGCCCCGGCCCGATCGCGCGGATCACCACGAAATAGCAGCTGAACGCCAGCGCCGACCCGATCAGCCCCAGATAGAGCGTGCCGAGCCAATAGGCCGGATGCGGATCGATCACCGGCGGGCCATCCATCCACCACGCCGTGCCCGCATCAAACACCCCGCCCCAGGCCATGCCCCAGGCGATCAGCGTCGCGACCGGGATCGCGCGGGCCTGCGGCGCCGCCTGCATCACATTGGCGATCGAGGAGAACAGCACGCCGGCCAGCGACCAGCCGATCCCGATCCACAGGGCATGGCGCGACAAGGCCGCGCC
This genomic window from Sphingomonas abietis contains:
- the pepN gene encoding aminopeptidase N, with protein sequence MDQHSAIATPPAPILRRDYRPPAWRVPTIHLDVDLAAAETRVRARLEVERNAAEGALGGPLALDGAPGMVPSSVTVDGHVLDEGAWRIVDDQLLIDLPGAAHVVETDIAISPEKNTQLMGLYASGGLLCTQCEAEGFRRITFFPDRPDVLSRYTVKMTADRTLYPVLLANGDLVGEGDAGEGRHWAEWHDPFPKPCYLFAMVAGDLKANRDSFTTLSGRAVQLGIWVREADLPKTDHAMAALKASMAWDEQVYGREYDLGIFNIVAVADFNFGAMENKGLNIFNSRYILADPETATDADYDAIAGVVAHEYFHNWSGNRVTCRDWFQLSLKEGFTVFRDQEFSADQGSRAVKRIEDVRVLRAAQFPEDGGPLAHPIRPDSYLEISNFYTATIYNKGAEVIRMMHTMLGAEGFRRGTDLYFERNDGTAATCEDFVRAMEDANGADLTDFRRWYAQAGTPRVRATLEHEAGTATARLTLAQTVPATPGQPDKLPMPLPLRIALFGADSGTPIVAERVHVLGDEATEILFEGVDEPPVLSINRGFSAPVIVETNRSAADLAFLSAHDDDPFARFEAMQQLMVDTLVAAINGGQADEAAVVAAVRETLTDPALDAAFIGEAVLLPSESFLGDQLPVVDPSAVRRARDSLRKRLGRELEPEWRATYAATAANRFEYTPTAKGLRRLHSVALGYLDACGAADVPALALAQFEGADNMTDRQGALGVLANGLSGERETALAAFYDRYRNDALVLDKWFTTQAIAMREDTADAVERLARHPDFTLANPNRMRSLVGAFAANQYAFHAADGRGYRFVADMILAADTLNPQSAARLVPPLGRWRRFEPARSALMKAQLERIVATPGLSKDVFEQVSRSLA
- a CDS encoding SDR family oxidoreductase, which produces MAAILIFGLGYTASRLAARLRGEGWSVIGTRRAADAGAVAFDDEDAVRIAIAGATHILCSVPPDAHGIDPVIDRYGALLAQQARGWIGYLSSTGVYGDTRGAWVDESAPTGTGRRSARADADRAWQALATHLFRLPGIYGPGRSALERVATGRAHRIDLPDQVFSRIHVEDIVDAMIASFDGPRGVYNIADDRPCSQNAVIEEACHLLRLPAPALQSLDGAGLSPMARGFYAENRRVANGRAKRLLGWRPRFADYRAGLADCFARSATSSPTIDSTPPTAAGIDQR